A genomic region of Phragmites australis chromosome 2, lpPhrAust1.1, whole genome shotgun sequence contains the following coding sequences:
- the LOC133906951 gene encoding LOW QUALITY PROTEIN: homocysteine S-methyltransferase 4-like (The sequence of the model RefSeq protein was modified relative to this genomic sequence to represent the inferred CDS: deleted 1 base in 1 codon): protein MSREQPPVLAAASIGSYGYGAYLADGSEYSRDYGKSVTKEALKNFHRRRLQVLADAGPDLIAFETIPNKLEAQDGINAASGDSITECAAAADSCERVAAVGVNCTAPRPIHGLVLSIKKVRHRAVVVYPISGETYVAETKEWVQGSAGASGTNFVSYVGKWRQAGAALIGGGCRTSPATVRAIAGALREDDAIAEKR from the exons ATGTCGCGGGAGCAACCGCCGGTGCTAGCGGCGGCCTCGATCGGGAGCTACGGC TACGGGGCGTATCTGGCGGACGGCTCCGAGTACAG CAGAGATTACGGCAAATCGGTCACAAAGGAAGCGCTCAAGAACTTCCACCGGAGGCGGCTCCAGGTGCTTGCAGACGCGGGGCCGGACCTGATCGCCTTCGAAACGATCCCAAACAAGCTCGAGGCACAG GATGGGATCAACGCGGCGAGCGGAGATTCTATCACCGAGTGCGCGGCCGCTGCTGATTCCTGCGAGAGGGTGGCTGCCGTCGGAGTAAACTGCACTGCTCCCAGGCCAATCCACGGGCTTGTCCTGTCGATCAAGAAGGTACGACATCG TGCAGTCGTCGTGTACCCGATCAGCGGGGAGACCTACGTCGCCGAGACGAAAGAATGG GTGCAGGGCTCGGCCGGCGCGTCGGGGACGAACTTCGTGTCGTACGTCGGCAAGTGGAGGCAGGCGGGCGCCGCGCTCATCGGAGGGGGCTGCAGGACGAGCCCGGCCACGGTGCGAGCGATCGCGGGGGCGCTGCGCGAGGACGACGCCATCGCCGAAAAACGATGA